In Streptomyces nojiriensis, one genomic interval encodes:
- a CDS encoding homoserine dehydrogenase produces MMRTRPLKVALLGCGVVGSEVARIMTTHADDLTQRIGAPVELAGVAVRRPSKVREGIDPELVTTDATALLKRGDIDIAIEVIGGIEPARTLITTAFEHGISVVSANKALLAQDGAALHAAAEQHGLDLYYEAAVAGAIPLVRPMRESLAGDKINRVMGIVNGTTNFILDKMDSTGAGYQEALDEATALGYAEADPTADVEGYDAAAKAAILAGIAFHTRVRLDDVYREGMTEVSAADFASAKRMGCTIKLLAILERAADGESVTARVHPAMIPLSHPLASVREAYNAVFVEAEAAGRLMFYGPGAGGAPTASAVLGDLVAVARNKLAEATGPGESAYTQLPVSPMGDVVTRYHISLDVADKPGVLAQVATTFAEHGVSIDTVRQQGKDGEASLVVVTHRAPDAALSGTVEALRKLDTVRGVASIMRVEGE; encoded by the coding sequence ATGATGCGTACGCGTCCGCTGAAGGTGGCGCTGCTGGGCTGTGGAGTGGTCGGCTCAGAAGTGGCTCGCATCATGACGACGCACGCCGACGACCTCACGCAGAGGATCGGCGCGCCCGTCGAGCTCGCCGGCGTGGCCGTGCGCCGCCCCTCCAAGGTCCGCGAGGGCATCGACCCCGAGCTGGTCACCACCGATGCCACCGCCCTCCTCAAACGCGGTGACATCGACATCGCCATCGAGGTCATCGGCGGCATCGAGCCCGCCCGCACCCTCATCACCACCGCCTTCGAGCACGGCATCTCCGTGGTCTCCGCGAACAAGGCGCTGCTCGCCCAGGACGGCGCCGCGCTGCACGCCGCGGCGGAGCAGCACGGCCTCGACCTCTACTACGAGGCCGCCGTCGCCGGCGCCATCCCGCTGGTCCGCCCGATGCGCGAGTCGCTCGCCGGCGACAAGATCAACCGCGTGATGGGCATCGTCAACGGCACGACGAACTTCATCCTCGACAAGATGGACTCCACCGGCGCCGGATACCAGGAGGCGCTCGACGAGGCCACGGCCCTCGGGTACGCCGAGGCCGACCCGACCGCCGACGTCGAGGGCTACGACGCCGCCGCCAAGGCCGCGATCCTGGCCGGCATCGCCTTCCACACCCGCGTCCGCCTGGACGACGTGTACCGCGAGGGCATGACCGAGGTCAGCGCGGCCGACTTCGCCTCCGCCAAGCGGATGGGCTGCACCATCAAGCTCCTCGCCATCCTGGAGCGCGCCGCCGACGGCGAGTCCGTCACCGCCCGCGTCCACCCGGCGATGATCCCGCTCAGCCACCCGCTCGCCTCCGTCCGCGAGGCGTACAACGCAGTCTTCGTCGAGGCGGAGGCCGCCGGGCGGCTCATGTTCTACGGGCCGGGCGCGGGCGGTGCGCCCACCGCGTCCGCGGTCCTCGGCGACCTCGTCGCCGTCGCCCGCAACAAGCTCGCCGAGGCAACGGGGCCCGGCGAGTCGGCGTACACCCAGCTGCCGGTCAGCCCCATGGGGGACGTCGTCACCCGCTACCACATCAGCCTCGATGTGGCGGACAAGCCGGGCGTCCTCGCCCAGGTGGCGACCACCTTCGCGGAGCACGGTGTCTCGATCGACACCGTGCGGCAGCAGGGCAAGGACGGCGAGGCCTCCCTCGTCGTCGTCACTCACCGCGCACCCGACGCCGCCCTCTCCGGGACCGTCGAGGCGCTGCGGAAGCTGGACACCGTCCGCGGTGTCGCCAGCATCATGCGTGTTGAAGGGGAGTAA